A part of Geothrix oryzae genomic DNA contains:
- the gatA gene encoding Asp-tRNA(Asn)/Glu-tRNA(Gln) amidotransferase subunit GatA: MGLGTAMDWREGLDAGDLSSEALVRAAFDRIRDLDGNLRALLAKDEPRSLALARAADARLGAGERTPVLGLPIVLKDNLHWSGLPMTCGSRVLDGYVAPYDATVVRRLLEAGAVPIAKANLDEFAMGSSGEYSAFGPTRNPWDPSRVPGGSSSGSVVSVAAGYAPLALGSDTGGSVRLPASFCNVTALRPTYGVLSRYGLTAMASSLDQVGPIAATAEDLALAFQVMAGVDPQDSTSVDLPEAERLAPLRAADLKGLRIGLPKEYFAEGLEPAVRAVLDGALREFERLGARLVEVSLPHTRCAIDTYYLLCTSEVSSNLSRFDGVRFGLRVRPSEGGLPEMIAETRDQGLGSEVKRRILLGTFCLSKGYYDAFYLKALKARTLITGDFHAAFAEADILASPVSPGTAFPFGAKTEDPLAMYLADAFTVPASLAGLPCLSMPAGFTGGLPVGIQLIGPALSDVRLLEAAHAFQSATRHHFETPTLSA; this comes from the coding sequence ATGGGGTTGGGCACGGCGATGGACTGGCGCGAGGGCCTGGATGCCGGCGACCTGTCCTCCGAGGCCCTGGTCCGCGCCGCCTTCGACCGGATCCGGGACCTGGACGGAAACCTCCGCGCCCTGCTCGCCAAGGATGAGCCCAGGAGCCTGGCCCTGGCCCGCGCCGCCGACGCCCGTCTGGGCGCCGGGGAGCGGACCCCGGTCCTCGGGCTGCCCATCGTGCTCAAGGACAACCTCCACTGGTCGGGCCTGCCGATGACCTGCGGCTCCCGCGTGCTCGACGGCTATGTGGCGCCCTACGACGCCACCGTGGTGCGCCGGTTGCTCGAGGCCGGCGCGGTCCCCATCGCCAAGGCCAACCTCGACGAGTTCGCCATGGGTTCCAGTGGCGAATACAGCGCCTTCGGCCCCACCCGCAACCCCTGGGACCCCTCGCGGGTGCCCGGCGGCAGCAGCAGTGGGTCCGTCGTGTCCGTGGCCGCCGGCTACGCCCCCTTGGCCCTGGGCAGCGACACCGGCGGTTCCGTCCGCCTGCCCGCCAGCTTCTGCAATGTGACGGCGCTCCGCCCCACCTACGGCGTCCTCAGCCGCTACGGGCTCACGGCCATGGCCTCGAGCCTGGATCAGGTGGGCCCCATCGCCGCCACCGCCGAAGATCTGGCCCTGGCCTTCCAGGTCATGGCCGGCGTCGACCCCCAGGACAGCACCTCGGTGGATCTGCCGGAAGCCGAGCGGCTGGCGCCCCTCCGGGCCGCCGACCTCAAGGGCCTTCGCATCGGCCTTCCAAAGGAGTACTTCGCCGAAGGCCTGGAGCCCGCGGTCCGGGCCGTCCTCGACGGGGCCCTCCGGGAGTTCGAGCGCCTCGGCGCGCGGCTGGTGGAGGTGAGCCTACCCCACACCCGCTGCGCCATCGACACCTACTACCTGCTCTGCACTAGCGAAGTCTCCAGCAACCTCAGCCGCTTCGATGGCGTGAGGTTCGGGCTCCGCGTCCGTCCCTCCGAGGGCGGATTGCCGGAGATGATCGCCGAGACCCGGGACCAGGGCCTGGGCTCGGAGGTCAAGCGACGCATCCTCCTCGGGACCTTCTGCCTGTCCAAGGGCTACTACGACGCCTTCTACCTGAAGGCCCTGAAGGCCCGAACCCTCATCACTGGGGATTTCCACGCCGCCTTCGCCGAGGCCGATATCCTGGCCTCCCCCGTCAGCCCCGGTACGGCCTTTCCGTTCGGCGCCAAGACGGAGGATCCCCTGGCCATGTATCTCGCCGATGCCTTCACTGTTCCCGCCTCCCTGGCCGGGCTTCCCTGCCTTTCCATGCCCGCGGGCTTCACCGGCGGCCTCCCCGTCGGCATCCAACTCATCGGACCCGCCTTGTCGGATGTCCGTCTGCTCGAGGCGGCCCACGCCTTCCAGTCCGCCACCCGCCACCACTTCGAAACCCCGACCCTGTCCGCATAG
- a CDS encoding J domain-containing protein, which produces MNPFDVLEIPPDASPEDIKTAYHRLAKRWHPDRFTGAEKAEAEAKFRELAEAFSILKDPGKRLTALQQAPRAAAAPAKEKEREPESAQERTPEDWAAMAKAALDEGRVDQARALIHYAIRLDEKKPQYHALLAAILEREGSDLRAVVKALEAAVRLAPLDVESHIRLAGHFQTLGMTARAQRHLQKAREISPNHPKLRQSAPKGGQGAKTGAGQGPKGKAAAAAPSLVDQLKDLWGRLTGKG; this is translated from the coding sequence ATGAATCCATTCGATGTGCTGGAAATCCCGCCGGATGCCTCACCCGAGGACATCAAGACGGCGTATCACCGGCTCGCCAAACGGTGGCATCCCGACCGGTTCACCGGAGCTGAGAAGGCCGAGGCGGAGGCAAAGTTTCGTGAGCTGGCCGAGGCCTTCAGCATCCTGAAGGATCCCGGCAAGCGGCTGACGGCCCTGCAGCAGGCACCGCGCGCCGCGGCGGCACCGGCCAAAGAGAAGGAGCGGGAGCCCGAATCCGCTCAGGAGCGGACGCCCGAAGACTGGGCGGCCATGGCCAAGGCTGCCCTGGACGAAGGACGGGTGGATCAGGCCCGGGCCCTCATCCACTACGCCATCCGGCTGGACGAAAAGAAGCCTCAGTACCACGCACTTCTCGCCGCCATCCTCGAACGGGAAGGCAGCGACCTCCGGGCCGTGGTGAAGGCCCTCGAGGCGGCCGTCCGCCTCGCCCCCCTGGATGTGGAGAGCCACATCCGGCTGGCGGGACACTTCCAAACGCTTGGAATGACGGCGCGGGCCCAGCGGCACCTTCAGAAGGCCCGGGAGATCTCGCCCAACCACCCCAAGCTGCGGCAGTCCGCCCCCAAGGGCGGCCAGGGCGCCAAGACAGGAGCCGGGCAGGGGCCGAAAGGCAAAGCTGCCGCGGCTGCGCCGAGTCTCGTGGATCAGCTAAAGGACCTCTGGGGCCGACTGACGGGAAAGGGTTGA
- a CDS encoding Stp1/IreP family PP2C-type Ser/Thr phosphatase, with protein sequence MRIQAAGKTDVGCVRKHNEDSFLADEGLGLFVVADGLGGHAAGEVASQIVVETIARFVGETLEKDRTWPLEYNPSLSYDGNRLRVALMLSDQAIAEDIRRNPERETMGSTVVAGLFHGAKVTLAHVGDSRAYLLNAEGIHQVTRDHSWVAEQVANGILTPSEARVHPFRNVITQALGNGGELDIEIQDLELGKTDRLLLCSDGLSGMIGDKQIWDIVEQSNDLQTAVESLVFIAREHGGEDNITAILVGLDAEDS encoded by the coding sequence ATGAGGATCCAAGCCGCTGGCAAGACGGATGTCGGTTGTGTTCGCAAACACAACGAGGACAGCTTCCTGGCGGACGAGGGGCTGGGGCTTTTCGTGGTGGCGGACGGACTGGGCGGCCATGCGGCCGGCGAAGTCGCCAGCCAGATCGTGGTGGAGACCATCGCCCGTTTCGTGGGCGAGACGCTGGAGAAGGACCGCACCTGGCCCCTTGAGTACAACCCCTCCCTTTCTTATGACGGGAACCGGTTGCGGGTGGCCCTGATGCTTTCGGATCAGGCCATCGCGGAGGACATCCGGCGAAACCCGGAGCGGGAGACCATGGGTTCCACGGTGGTGGCGGGTCTGTTCCACGGCGCCAAGGTGACCCTGGCCCATGTGGGGGACAGCCGGGCCTACCTCCTGAATGCCGAGGGAATCCATCAGGTCACCCGGGACCACAGCTGGGTGGCGGAGCAGGTGGCCAACGGGATCCTCACCCCGTCCGAGGCCCGGGTCCACCCCTTCCGGAATGTCATCACCCAGGCCCTGGGAAACGGGGGCGAGCTGGATATTGAGATCCAGGATTTGGAACTGGGCAAAACGGATCGACTCTTGCTTTGCTCCGATGGCCTGTCAGGAATGATCGGTGATAAACAGATCTGGGACATCGTAGAGCAGTCAAATGATCTCCAAACTGCTGTGGAATCACTTGTTTTCATAGCACGGGAGCACGGCGGCGAAGACAATATCACCGCCATCCTGGTCGGTTTGGACGCGGAGGATTCTTGA
- the pilM gene encoding type IV pilus assembly protein PilM has protein sequence MGLFGSKTKSLVGLDIGSSSVKVCELQQIGKGSNIRYRLQKLGQVPLPADAIVDGDIMDSNAVSSAIRQVLAEQKIKAKDVAISVSGQQVMVKKVTFPLMSQAELAESVRWEAESFFPAGQGLDSYALDYYLIEERAADGNMDVVLVACRKDKLEAYVSCVAQAGCSPKVVDVDVFAVQNAYEANTSGMGREEVVALVNMGATFTNLTMMVGGKSVFWRDMAWGSGRYSEKLMEDWGVSREAAERLKRNQASEGREPEEIQPSINAVSDAFADELSRTLDFFKSSFKVDRLDRVLVSGGGSMIHGLMDVLSDRLRVSVDRFNPFQLIEIDGRTEDPVTVREIGGGAAVVVGLALRQVGDR, from the coding sequence GTGGGTCTTTTCGGAAGCAAAACCAAAAGTCTGGTCGGCTTGGATATTGGCTCCAGCTCGGTGAAAGTCTGCGAACTTCAGCAGATCGGGAAGGGCAGCAATATCCGTTACCGCCTGCAGAAACTCGGGCAGGTGCCCCTTCCGGCCGACGCCATCGTGGATGGCGACATCATGGATAGCAACGCTGTGTCGTCGGCTATCCGTCAGGTTCTGGCAGAACAGAAAATCAAGGCCAAGGATGTGGCCATCTCAGTGTCAGGCCAGCAGGTGATGGTCAAAAAAGTGACATTTCCCCTGATGAGCCAGGCCGAGCTGGCCGAATCCGTCCGCTGGGAAGCGGAGAGCTTCTTCCCCGCTGGACAGGGATTGGATTCCTACGCACTGGACTACTACCTCATCGAGGAGCGGGCGGCGGACGGCAACATGGATGTCGTCCTGGTGGCCTGCCGGAAGGACAAGCTCGAAGCCTATGTCAGCTGCGTGGCCCAGGCCGGTTGCAGCCCAAAGGTGGTGGATGTCGATGTGTTCGCAGTCCAGAACGCCTACGAAGCCAACACTTCGGGCATGGGCCGGGAAGAGGTCGTCGCCCTGGTCAACATGGGCGCCACCTTCACGAACCTCACCATGATGGTCGGCGGGAAGTCGGTGTTCTGGCGCGACATGGCGTGGGGCAGCGGCCGCTACTCCGAAAAGCTCATGGAGGATTGGGGCGTGAGCCGCGAGGCCGCCGAGCGGCTGAAGCGGAACCAGGCCTCTGAGGGGCGGGAGCCGGAGGAGATCCAGCCTTCGATCAACGCGGTGTCCGATGCCTTCGCCGATGAACTCAGCCGCACGCTCGACTTCTTCAAGAGCAGCTTCAAGGTGGACCGTCTCGACCGCGTGCTGGTCAGCGGCGGCGGATCCATGATCCACGGATTGATGGATGTGCTGAGCGATCGGCTCCGGGTATCGGTGGATCGCTTCAATCCCTTCCAGCTCATCGAAATCGACGGCCGGACCGAGGATCCCGTCACGGTCCGGGAGATCGGCGGCGGCGCCGCCGTCGTCGTCGGGCTGGCCTTGCGCCAAGTGGGGGACCGATGA
- a CDS encoding PilN domain-containing protein, with the protein MIKINLLGDALAQGGAKKGADKAAAEPVQIYTGEGGSRSSLPIAGVVVGLLFAAFGGIYYIWLNSEFTKAEKHKAELERDKKLYEPYIALEKTFRDKKAALQKKEEVMTALKRQQSLPVHFLEELASSLPDDVWFKKVSQKGAVITIEGEGRNFESINSFYGNLQSRTRWFKKINYPGAKRGSTGSFDFTISFELQNAV; encoded by the coding sequence ATGATCAAGATCAACCTGCTGGGTGACGCGCTGGCTCAGGGCGGAGCCAAAAAGGGAGCGGACAAGGCTGCGGCCGAGCCGGTCCAGATCTATACGGGCGAGGGCGGAAGCCGCTCCAGCCTTCCCATCGCCGGCGTGGTGGTCGGTCTCCTGTTCGCCGCCTTCGGCGGCATCTACTACATCTGGCTGAACAGCGAGTTCACCAAGGCCGAGAAGCACAAGGCCGAGCTGGAACGCGACAAGAAGCTGTACGAACCCTACATCGCGCTGGAGAAGACCTTCCGGGACAAGAAGGCCGCCCTCCAGAAGAAGGAAGAGGTGATGACCGCCCTCAAGCGCCAGCAGTCGCTGCCGGTGCACTTCCTCGAAGAGCTCGCGAGCAGCTTGCCGGACGATGTGTGGTTCAAGAAGGTCTCCCAGAAGGGGGCCGTCATCACCATCGAGGGCGAGGGCAGGAACTTCGAGTCCATCAACTCCTTCTACGGTAACCTCCAGTCCCGCACCCGCTGGTTCAAGAAGATCAACTACCCTGGCGCGAAACGGGGGAGCACCGGCTCCTTCGACTTCACGATCTCCTTCGAACTCCAGAACGCTGTCTGA
- a CDS encoding type 4a pilus biogenesis protein PilO has product MNPQLQKQIGVGAVAGIVLAGLVYFLLGGKRGELETIRADVNTLQAEVDKGKLLKANYEKLREEVAKQDKRIDELIKIMPSEADYGEIPYRIKKIADDAGIDQVSFALKPERKDTYYTEKPVEFEFRVGYHSFGQFASLISGYDKIINISNIEFTRKTDNRSVYPAAVKCTISAFVYNPEPPPAEPVKKPTPAPAPKGGAKED; this is encoded by the coding sequence ATGAATCCCCAACTTCAGAAACAGATTGGCGTGGGCGCGGTGGCCGGCATCGTTCTGGCCGGGCTGGTCTACTTCCTGCTCGGTGGGAAACGGGGCGAACTGGAGACCATCCGGGCCGATGTGAACACCCTCCAGGCTGAGGTGGACAAGGGCAAGCTCCTGAAGGCCAACTATGAAAAGCTCCGCGAGGAAGTGGCCAAGCAGGACAAGCGCATCGACGAGCTCATCAAGATCATGCCTTCGGAAGCGGATTACGGCGAAATCCCATACCGCATCAAGAAGATCGCTGATGATGCCGGCATCGACCAGGTCTCGTTCGCCCTCAAGCCGGAGCGGAAGGACACCTACTACACCGAGAAGCCCGTGGAATTCGAATTCCGGGTGGGATACCACTCCTTCGGCCAGTTCGCCTCGCTGATCTCGGGCTACGACAAGATCATCAACATCTCCAACATCGAGTTCACCCGCAAGACTGACAACCGCAGCGTCTATCCAGCCGCGGTGAAGTGCACGATCAGTGCCTTCGTCTACAACCCCGAACCTCCCCCGGCCGAGCCCGTCAAGAAGCCCACCCCGGCTCCGGCTCCCAAGGGCGGCGCCAAGGAGGATTGA